The genomic window CTCCAGGCGATGCCTGGCAtagtccgacgcctttttgtggatgtctctggactgcattccttaacaactctgTTAGGtggtatatttatattttatctttTCCTCTCGCAGGTCACACGAAAGTCACGCAAAATCGGTTGCTCGAACGAAGCATTACTCAGTCCATACAATGTGGTTTTAATTGTAGCCGAATGTCCAGTGATAAAATCACTAAGTAAATCATTCCTTCTGGAATTTTTAATTAGTGGTAATAGGGAGCTAAAAGTTCCAGGTAAAACACATGGGCCAACATTTTCTGGACGCATTGAAAACATTTATAATGGCACTGTGACCTTTGTTACTGAAGCCGAGTTGCCACAAGTTGCAAATACACCCTACCTCATCATATTTTACCCAGCACGTCTCACTTTACGCTACCAATATAACGCTCTTGAAATGCTTCAAAATAATATGCCAATGATGAAACGTTTTCTATTTCCTGATCCAATGAACACACCAGCGACTCCCGATGTTAGGTAAGTGAAGGGTTTCATACGgtgatttttgtttttgaatatttatttgtaattttacgatGTTCTCACCTGAGGTTGGCATTCTACAATAAGCAAATAGCTGCCAATCCAGAACAAAAGCAAGCTGTCCAAAACATCGTATCAAGCAGCAAGGTCGGTCATATACCAGCGCCTTTCATTATATTCGGCCCACCTGGTACAGGCAAAACTTCAATAATTGTGGAATCCATACTGCAAGTACTATTGCAAATACCTGATGCCAAAGTGCTTGTTACTGCTGGTCCGAATTGTGCTTGCGACGAAATTGCTCTCCGTATTTGTACTACACTCGCATTGGGCAAACAACCACGCAAAGAAATATTGGCCCGTGTATATTGTTGGTCACAAGAACGACGACGCGAAAATATTAACAAACTGTTACTTGAATATTCGAATATGTATGATTGGCATTTCTTTCCGGATGTtgaattattgaaaaaatatcgtGTGGTGGTTTGTACATTAGGTGCTGTCGGCAAGCTAACTACCGGAAGTCTTCAACAGTTTTCTCATGTTTTTCTCGATGAAGCAGCGGCCTGTTCAATGTCTGAAGCTCTAGTTGGTTTGATGGGCgtgttaaatgaaaaatcaaaactagttATAGCTGGCGATCATATGCAGTTGGGTGCGATATTGAACTCAAAACGTGCCGAAGAATTAGGTTTGGGTACTTCGTTAATGCAAAGGCTTTTGGATCGCAAATGTTACAACATAGCAGAGGTAAATGGCAGTTATGATCAACGCATACAAATACGCTTATGCCGTAATTTTCGATCGCATCCAGCGATTGTTAATCTGTTCAGTAGTTTGTACTACGAAAATAAACTGCAGCCGATGGCAGACGCCGGTAAAGTTATACGTACTTTTATCGTAAATTGATCCTTGATAatgaattatttaataaattttcagaAGAGACGAACTGGGCAGCTAAGTGGCAATTTTTGCAGGATCCCAAATTTCCCATTATATTTCATGCAGTTCATGGAAAAGAAGAAGTTGATCCTGAAAGCGGCAGGTAACTCAAACCATATTTTGTTAGCATTATAggtatagtttttttttctttattgacaataaaattttatttgatttacaacaattttctcaaaaaaaaaaataataaataaacaatgttTTTGCGCGAGAAGATAGCTTATCTCTTATGTAAAACTATTTGCCATCAATATTTATGAggatacataatttatttatttagtaagaaaaataaattaaaaagaaaagaaattatttAGCTGTGAAATAACGTATTATAAGTAATGCATGTTTTGAGTCCCATTTCCCTATATCagtaaaagtaaaagaaaaagtaaCAATTACATCTTACAGCtgaatattaaaattatattttgcaagAAGTAGGCATTTGACTTCAGTTTTAAAGCTTTGCagatttcttgcatttttaacttcatctgaaagttaaataattttacatcatagtgttttattgattttgcacatctttctgttcgaaaaagacgtggtttgatataaattattttttattttgtagaacGCTATTAGCGTCTGAGAGATGCAATATTTGCGATAATCTAGCCTATTACAATATAACAGCTCACTTGATGTCCTCCgcggtaaatttaaaatgtttttaaatactttatttACGTTTATACGTTTTAGATCTTAAACTTACATAAGGAATTATTTAGCCCAATTCtaattccctcggaattttgctCTTGCGGATTGTTTTATCCCGCGGAAAAAGGAATCTCGAATTTTCGAAGCCATCTGTTTTGCCAAATGGCATTTTGTTGtgcatttttattttggtttaagaAACCAAAAAGTTTCATTagtgttgcgaatttgtttaaaattgagaataaaatgaaaacaatgcacagtattgcatttcatatggtgtTGGacgaaatgagtaatgaattggtccCACATTTTCTGAGTTCAACTGCTCTTTCGTGATACGCCAAATCTCTTTAAACCCATTTAaaaaccttgcgcaatttctggatagcTGCATCAAATTTACTAAGAGCTCTTCCGTGGCTTAGTTATATACTCTTCGACTGGATAGCTGCATCAAAtttacaaagagctcttccgtggCTTAGTTATATACtcttcgacttaaaataaagagtattgtggtagaatatgaaTGCATTCAAATTTgtacaaacaagttttttttgtaaaagaaAGAATTTACTATTTTGTGCGTTACCTCtaattttacaaattaaaaaattacttaaaaatgcAGACAAATCTCCCTTTcaatcagacctgttaaataatgattattaATGGTAATGATTACCCGTTTAATTGATTATTCTCTTTAAAACCCATTTactgattacttgccattatcttcaatttttaatgattacttcaGTCATCGACTGATATTCGTCGCGTAAGGTTGTGCGTACAGTGAGTgatttttagtaatattcttcttTCTTTATTCTCCTATTTGGCGCATAAATACTTTTCTTTATCTCTTCGGAAATCCAGTTCTCCCTGCTGATAAAACTAAGTGTGTGAATAACATGACCCCATTGAGGTCCCCCTCTTGGGGATATCAGGTTTTCACTGTTATCCTCAAGCCCAAAAAATAAGCGGAAAAAGACTCTAAACTAGTGGACCGTGCCTCCACATTCCCACCTCTTAAACCCATAAAAAAAGATAACCCTAAATATCTTGTCGCAAGTGCTATTAATTCTAATAAACCGCTTAACAAATATTCATGCTTTGCAGTGGACAAAGCATTAAAAAACATTAGTAATGAAATTATTAGCATGTCGGAGCTCATATACGGCAATTTGTTATTGTTTGTGAAAAACAACGAAATAGCAAAGAAGTTTATATCTACAACAAACCTCATCGGAGTGTGCAATGTTAAAATAGAGCTCACACAAATCTTAATTGTACAAAATGTACAATTTATGCCCCGTGCCTAAACGACATTCCAGATGAGGAAATAATTGAAAACCTAAAGACCAAGGTGTTGTTGTgctatataaattaaaaaaaaaaaaatattgatggtAAACCGGTCCCTAGCGGAGTTGTGTTGCTGACCTTTGACATGTATCAGCTACCTGAAAAATTGATATCTCGTGGTATACTACTAAAGTTAGGccataccaaagaggataaatataataagagacgtcactcgttacttgtagCCGTTTGCTTAATGTTTTCTtcgaggtagtcgctggtttttttttttgggcgagatgtacATAAAATGTCCAtgttctatacattttcgtggggtatttgtgtttattttttcactgtatttaattatttcattcattctctttccaaaaatcacagttgcgcaaggtgcctacacggcatggataaatgcgagacaattaaaaatgtccctcttagaaaacattaggcatcaatttttttaatttccagctagtttctcgccactcgtagcagactggtggcattattaaatttatcatcTTTGGTCATACTACCCAAACCCGATGAGATGTAAGTATTGCCAAGACCTTGGTCATACAGCTAAGCGTTGTTCAAAGCTGCCTTCATGTGATATATGCACCCTTCCACCTCATCCATAACACACCCATTAACTGCACCGGTCCCCACTCCGCTTCTGATAAATCATGCCCTAAGTTCTCCCAAAtgaaagaaattatcaagatataAACCGACAAACTATGCTCCATGCGAGAAGCAATAAAAACATACAAAATGCAAACTC from Eurosta solidaginis isolate ZX-2024a chromosome 3, ASM4086904v1, whole genome shotgun sequence includes these protein-coding regions:
- the LOC137243047 gene encoding putative helicase mov-10-B.1; translated protein: MPKKSRKPSTLAFEKEVIGQFLMFLYERQKKKPSTDWSINKQEVRLEFRKFIDLPRNGSLRKRIPRTQINDVGALLNRTDYLIDTPVGSDLFCINFQRLKEYKEIEELRLNFEQKLIPYDKTAKKLHRLSDKACFQRTQSLPHFLPPISFLELKKKKFEDEALCTSSPQFADYANGGHIFTTENIIGAMRLLLQIEDVDMLDKYRRLIQRDVKLTQARAKKYSLKVTRKSRKIGCSNEALLSPYNVVLIVAECPVIKSLSKSFLLEFLISGNRELKVPGKTHGPTFSGRIENIYNGTVTFVTEAELPQVANTPYLIIFYPARLTLRYQYNALEMLQNNMPMMKRFLFPDPMNTPATPDVRLAFYNKQIAANPEQKQAVQNIVSSSKVGHIPAPFIIFGPPGTGKTSIIVESILQVLLQIPDAKVLVTAGPNCACDEIALRICTTLALGKQPRKEILARVYCWSQERRRENINKLLLEYSNMYDWHFFPDVELLKKYRVVVCTLGAVGKLTTGSLQQFSHVFLDEAAACSMSEALVGLMGVLNEKSKLVIAGDHMQLGAILNSKRAEELGLGTSLMQRLLDRKCYNIAEVNGSYDQRIQIRLCRNFRSHPAIVNLFSSLYYENKLQPMADAEETNWAAKWQFLQDPKFPIIFHAVHGKEEVDPESGSISNWPEIKVVFDYVNNLLEKGLGDGRKLEETDIGIITPYRSQYMAIQEELNAARLFQIEAGSVETYRGKEKAIIIASFVRSKSKGLGFLSNVKRLNVVLSRAKALLILVGNDKKLCENRNYEFVIKQCQSRGHFILAAEASKKQ